In one Thermanaerovibrio velox DSM 12556 genomic region, the following are encoded:
- a CDS encoding methionyl-tRNA formyltransferase, with the protein MNWGVLSAGPFGALWIKGLVDLGMPPEWVLTKPPRPAGRGYRERPTDVEACCSTLGLTVVRTSSPLESVQTLVGHGLDALFVVDCSFFIREPLLSLPKLGCLNLHPSLLPLLRGAAPIQRALWMGFTETGVTLFRLVEEMDAGPVLMQRRSPIDESDDMGTLMAKLAMLSAEMTVEFLRSPHSFIPVPQEGEPTYAPKISNEETRVDWRRGAFEILCMVRALSPRPGAWSTINGKRLKILKASIDHQVPRGLEPGDPYVKGKLPGVVCGDQLGLILLEVQPDGKRPMPGESWLSGLRSYDADCRWE; encoded by the coding sequence ATGAACTGGGGGGTTCTGAGCGCTGGCCCCTTTGGTGCCCTTTGGATTAAGGGGCTTGTGGATTTGGGGATGCCTCCTGAGTGGGTTCTTACCAAGCCCCCAAGGCCCGCTGGCAGGGGATATAGGGAAAGGCCCACGGATGTTGAAGCCTGTTGTTCAACGTTGGGGCTAACGGTGGTCAGGACATCTTCTCCGCTGGAGAGCGTCCAAACCCTTGTAGGCCATGGGTTGGATGCTCTTTTTGTGGTGGATTGTTCGTTCTTCATCAGGGAGCCGTTGTTGAGTTTGCCTAAATTGGGGTGTTTGAACCTTCATCCTTCCCTTCTGCCGCTTTTAAGGGGGGCTGCTCCTATCCAGAGGGCCCTTTGGATGGGGTTTACGGAGACCGGGGTAACGTTGTTCAGGTTGGTGGAGGAGATGGATGCGGGGCCCGTTCTCATGCAGCGTAGGAGCCCAATAGATGAATCCGATGATATGGGAACCCTTATGGCCAAGCTGGCGATGCTCTCTGCGGAGATGACCGTAGAGTTCCTTAGAAGCCCCCATTCGTTCATCCCAGTACCCCAGGAGGGGGAGCCCACTTATGCGCCAAAGATAAGCAACGAGGAGACTCGTGTGGATTGGCGCAGGGGGGCGTTTGAGATCCTCTGCATGGTTAGAGCCCTTTCACCGAGGCCTGGGGCCTGGTCCACGATCAATGGTAAACGGCTTAAGATACTCAAGGCTTCTATAGATCATCAGGTGCCCCGTGGTCTTGAGCCAGGGGATCCCTATGTAAAGGGAAAGCTACCAGGGGTGGTATGTGGTGATCAGCTTGGCCTTATACTGTTAGAGGTACAGCCGGATGGCAAGAGACCGATGCCAGGGGAGTCATGGTTATCTGGGCTGAGGTCCTATGATGCGGACTGTCGCTGGGAGTGA
- the tmk gene encoding dTMP kinase — MGGRGVIRDMLIRGDWANSYTEMLLFFADRCEHCTRVITPALLDGSVVLCERYQDSTIAYQSFGMGLPEGLVAGVFSSLRLPVPDRTLWLDVSLEEAMARLSARGAGDRIEARGLDFFKRVREGYLSISVREPDRFIRVPASGDPEDVFQRLKEELVRMLCS; from the coding sequence TTGGGGGGACGGGGAGTCATAAGGGACATGCTCATCAGGGGAGATTGGGCTAATTCTTACACGGAGATGCTTCTGTTTTTTGCGGATCGTTGCGAGCACTGTACAAGGGTGATCACCCCAGCCCTTTTGGACGGGTCGGTGGTTTTGTGTGAGCGTTATCAAGACTCTACCATTGCATATCAATCCTTTGGGATGGGGCTGCCAGAGGGGTTGGTAGCGGGGGTTTTCTCTTCCTTGAGACTACCGGTTCCTGATAGGACGTTGTGGCTTGACGTATCTCTTGAGGAGGCCATGGCCAGGCTTTCCGCCAGGGGGGCTGGTGATAGGATAGAGGCAAGGGGATTGGATTTTTTTAAGAGGGTACGGGAAGGATACCTCTCCATATCTGTCAGGGAGCCTGATAGATTCATCAGGGTGCCAGCTTCCGGAGATCCCGAAGACGTGTTTCAGCGGCTGAAGGAAGAGTTGGTGAGGATGCTTTGTTCATGA
- a CDS encoding DUF327 family protein, with amino-acid sequence MKVHGGGKRSSSNQGVSLGGRGAGQPRAGDRVEGASFLEAMEEVERARLIEEIRSLGDSLSKHPSVSVLQRYRHLIGLAIGMVRSTMALKRDYKWRRSERTLYVLIERTENALAELEAVLAGEGDRSRVLDLVEEIKGCLISILS; translated from the coding sequence ATGAAGGTACATGGTGGGGGAAAGAGAAGTTCCAGCAATCAAGGTGTCTCACTTGGAGGCAGAGGAGCTGGGCAGCCCAGGGCCGGGGATAGGGTTGAGGGGGCAAGCTTCTTGGAGGCCATGGAAGAGGTGGAGCGGGCGAGGTTAATAGAGGAGATCCGCTCCCTGGGGGACAGCCTTTCGAAGCATCCGTCGGTGTCGGTGCTCCAGCGTTATAGACATTTGATAGGCCTGGCCATAGGGATGGTTCGCAGCACCATGGCGCTAAAGAGGGACTACAAATGGAGGAGATCCGAGAGGACTCTGTACGTACTGATAGAGAGGACGGAGAACGCCCTCGCCGAGCTAGAGGCGGTGTTAGCGGGAGAGGGTGACCGCTCCAGGGTCTTGGATTTGGTGGAGGAGATAAAGGGTTGTTTGATATCAATTCTTTCCTGA
- a CDS encoding PSP1 domain-containing protein: MPKYLAVLGKPRYLGIFSLDDPTFSLLKGDRVMVSSPRGEETAVVLGTISEEKEEELRSMRSNQDMGDGVRSEPLIMDLEFVSTLREEELEEIDRLSMENDGALKSARVILEAHQLPMKIIDAEYLPNKKKLFFYFTSEQRVDFRALVKDLAKEFRTRIELRQVGVRDEAKIIRGLAPCGRPCCCSYWLHQFAPICIKMVKEQNLALNPTKISGLCGRLMCCMSYEHKTYRELWEDLPNPGSKIKTPAGNYVVLGVDLGSSSVRCSLPGGGEILVPVRFFEQFKDAVTRGEVWEAPDLPEEASIETGTSGVLFAEPEVELSVDDAEQMNAAGELMGRSDGAEGPSKKRRRRRKPKGGRDKSSQEGDASAGVADADLSRLSSGEGDLSDVETMGRSKTGSKRRKWKDRRNKNRSERDKEGNSVDRLSQEGI; this comes from the coding sequence TTGCCTAAATACCTTGCAGTCCTTGGTAAGCCCAGATACCTTGGGATATTTTCACTGGATGATCCAACGTTTTCGCTTTTGAAGGGTGATAGGGTAATGGTTTCCTCCCCCAGGGGGGAGGAAACCGCGGTGGTCCTAGGGACAATATCAGAGGAGAAGGAAGAGGAGCTTAGGTCCATGCGGTCTAATCAGGATATGGGGGATGGGGTTAGATCGGAACCGTTGATTATGGATCTTGAGTTCGTTTCCACCTTGAGGGAAGAGGAACTGGAAGAGATAGATCGACTATCTATGGAAAACGATGGGGCCCTTAAGTCTGCCAGGGTGATCTTAGAGGCCCATCAGCTTCCAATGAAGATCATTGACGCGGAGTACCTGCCTAACAAGAAGAAGCTGTTCTTCTATTTTACCTCCGAGCAAAGAGTTGATTTCCGTGCCCTGGTGAAGGATCTTGCGAAGGAGTTTAGAACCCGGATAGAGCTTCGCCAGGTTGGAGTCAGGGACGAGGCCAAGATAATAAGGGGCCTTGCCCCGTGTGGAAGACCTTGTTGCTGCAGCTACTGGCTTCATCAGTTCGCCCCTATATGCATAAAGATGGTTAAGGAACAGAACTTGGCGCTTAACCCCACCAAGATATCTGGTCTGTGTGGAAGGCTTATGTGCTGCATGAGCTATGAGCATAAGACGTACCGGGAGCTGTGGGAGGATCTGCCTAATCCGGGCTCTAAGATAAAGACTCCTGCGGGTAACTATGTGGTGTTAGGAGTGGACCTTGGAAGTTCCTCTGTGCGGTGTTCCTTGCCGGGTGGCGGCGAGATCTTAGTGCCTGTAAGGTTTTTTGAGCAGTTTAAAGATGCGGTTACCAGGGGAGAGGTTTGGGAAGCTCCGGATTTGCCGGAGGAAGCGTCTATTGAGACCGGGACATCCGGCGTGCTTTTTGCTGAACCCGAGGTGGAGTTGTCAGTGGATGACGCGGAGCAAATGAACGCTGCCGGTGAATTGATGGGACGGTCGGATGGTGCAGAGGGGCCTTCCAAGAAGCGGCGCAGAAGGAGGAAGCCCAAAGGTGGCAGGGATAAGTCCTCCCAGGAAGGAGACGCTTCTGCGGGTGTGGCGGATGCGGACTTATCTCGCTTATCCTCCGGGGAAGGCGACTTGTCCGATGTAGAGACGATGGGGAGGAGCAAGACTGGTTCTAAGAGAAGGAAGTGGAAGGATAGAAGGAATAAGAACCGGTCAGAAAGGGATAAGGAGGGGAACTCGGTTGATAGGCTTTCTCAAGAAGGTATTTGA
- a CDS encoding NUDIX hydrolase, translating to MSDSNLSEEVLCREIVYGGKVISVARDVVKLPNGKNTFREVAVHRPAVAILPILNDGRILLIRQYRHPVKRVIWEIPAGLLEEGEDPAGAAQRELREETGYRAGVLERGPSFFPSPGFCDEEIHVFIGKELAQDPLDCDDDEFVRVESVSLEKALSMISSGEIVDGKTILAILWLINSLGISQR from the coding sequence TTGTCCGATTCCAACCTGTCCGAGGAGGTCTTGTGCCGAGAGATCGTTTATGGTGGTAAGGTCATATCGGTTGCCAGAGATGTAGTTAAGTTGCCAAATGGGAAGAACACATTTCGCGAAGTTGCTGTCCACAGGCCTGCGGTTGCGATTTTGCCGATTTTAAACGATGGACGGATATTGTTGATCCGCCAGTATCGTCACCCGGTCAAGAGGGTGATATGGGAGATCCCCGCAGGGCTCCTTGAGGAAGGGGAGGATCCGGCGGGGGCTGCTCAAAGGGAGCTGCGGGAGGAGACCGGTTATAGGGCTGGTGTTTTGGAAAGGGGGCCCTCGTTTTTCCCGTCCCCGGGCTTTTGTGACGAAGAGATCCACGTCTTCATAGGCAAAGAGCTGGCCCAAGACCCTCTGGATTGTGATGATGACGAGTTCGTGAGGGTTGAGTCGGTATCGTTGGAAAAGGCTCTTAGTATGATCTCAAGCGGGGAGATAGTGGACGGCAAGACGATCCTAGCCATTTTGTGGCTTATAAACTCCCTGGGAATATCTCAGAGGTGA
- a CDS encoding purine-nucleoside phosphorylase, which produces MTPRDKVLEALGVLKRFVPSAPEVVMILGSGVGDFVNILQDPISIPYEDIPWWPRSTAPGHQGVLRIGSIDGLTIGVLQGRVHYYEGYSMEEVVFPVRVMGEWGASTLVVTNASGGIDTSYSPGQWVLIEDHINFMGANPLIGPNEDCWGVRFPDMTEAYDRGLMDMMERAASQVGIEIGRGVYAAMSGPSFETPAEVRMLQRLGATLVGMSTVPEVIAARHMGVRVLGLSCVANYAAGISKTKLTHEEVLSEVSRATGDLCKLLPAFLEVMRRGI; this is translated from the coding sequence ATGACACCTAGGGACAAGGTCCTTGAGGCTCTTGGGGTTCTTAAGAGGTTTGTCCCCTCCGCCCCGGAGGTTGTGATGATTTTGGGATCCGGAGTGGGAGATTTCGTTAATATCTTGCAGGATCCGATCTCGATCCCCTACGAGGATATCCCTTGGTGGCCCAGGTCCACTGCGCCAGGACATCAGGGTGTACTTCGGATAGGAAGCATTGATGGCCTTACAATTGGCGTCCTGCAGGGCAGAGTCCATTATTACGAAGGGTATTCGATGGAAGAGGTGGTGTTCCCCGTGCGGGTCATGGGGGAATGGGGGGCCAGTACGCTGGTTGTAACGAATGCCTCCGGTGGCATCGATACCTCTTACTCCCCTGGCCAGTGGGTTCTTATAGAGGATCACATAAACTTTATGGGGGCGAATCCCCTTATCGGTCCCAACGAGGATTGTTGGGGGGTAAGGTTTCCCGACATGACGGAGGCCTATGACAGGGGCTTGATGGATATGATGGAACGGGCTGCTTCCCAGGTGGGGATTGAGATAGGTAGAGGGGTTTATGCTGCCATGTCGGGCCCCAGCTTTGAGACCCCTGCGGAGGTAAGGATGCTTCAAAGACTGGGCGCAACCTTGGTGGGGATGTCAACGGTGCCGGAGGTCATAGCGGCTAGGCACATGGGGGTGAGGGTTTTAGGCCTTTCCTGTGTTGCTAATTATGCGGCGGGTATTTCAAAGACCAAGTTAACCCATGAAGAGGTTTTGTCCGAGGTATCCCGGGCAACCGGTGATCTGTGTAAGCTTCTGCCGGCCTTTTTGGAGGTGATGAGGCGTGGGATTTAA
- the def gene encoding peptide deformylase: MASNVKGNVMKIRVFPDPVLREPVDPVEDFGSDLSKLLADMWATMYVKDGIGLAAPQVGISKSLAVIDYHGERYTLINPEVLDAEGDEEGEEGCLSFPGIFVKVHRPTRIRVRFQDESGDPREMDVHGFLARVFMHEIDHLKGKLLIDHVSPMRRHMITSKLKKRSAEER; the protein is encoded by the coding sequence ATGGCCAGCAATGTTAAGGGTAATGTAATGAAAATTAGGGTTTTCCCTGACCCGGTTTTGCGGGAACCGGTGGATCCGGTGGAGGACTTTGGATCGGATCTGTCCAAGCTTTTGGCTGATATGTGGGCCACCATGTATGTGAAGGACGGTATAGGGCTTGCGGCGCCCCAGGTGGGCATATCCAAGAGCTTGGCTGTCATCGACTATCACGGGGAGCGTTACACTCTCATAAATCCTGAGGTCTTGGATGCGGAGGGTGATGAGGAGGGGGAAGAGGGTTGCCTTAGCTTCCCCGGCATTTTCGTTAAGGTTCACAGGCCCACTAGGATAAGGGTGCGTTTCCAAGACGAGAGTGGAGATCCAAGGGAGATGGATGTTCACGGCTTTCTTGCCAGGGTGTTCATGCACGAGATAGATCACCTCAAGGGTAAGCTTCTTATAGACCATGTCTCCCCGATGAGGCGGCACATGATAACATCAAAACTTAAGAAGAGGTCGGCGGAGGAACGATGA
- the ftsY gene encoding signal recognition particle-docking protein FtsY produces the protein MIGFLKKVFDKVKDVKARWEYGLWNIFSDEPITDQFFERLEEHLIAGDVGVGLSESLVKGLREFAISAKISRASDLRAHFASMLKDMLSQAQGSGSSLKFSGPVGLVLLIGVNGSGKTTTAAKLARLLKEEGRNVVLAAADTFRAAAIDQLKVWGKRAGVRVIAQEPGGDSAAVVYDAIQSIKAVGGIVIADTAGRLHTKHNLMEELSKIYRVALKDLSPDDICPILVVDAITGQNALAQAKAFNGAMPLKGLILTKFDHTAKGGTILAMTSELNVPVLYVGVGEGMEDLEPFSCDSFVEDLLGGGVGA, from the coding sequence TTGATAGGCTTTCTCAAGAAGGTATTTGATAAGGTAAAAGACGTAAAGGCCAGGTGGGAGTACGGGCTTTGGAACATATTCTCCGATGAACCTATAACTGACCAGTTCTTCGAACGTCTTGAGGAACATCTCATAGCCGGGGATGTCGGGGTGGGGCTTTCCGAGTCCTTGGTGAAAGGTCTTAGGGAATTTGCGATAAGTGCCAAGATATCGAGGGCTTCGGATCTCAGGGCCCATTTTGCCAGTATGTTGAAGGACATGTTAAGCCAGGCTCAAGGGAGTGGTTCATCCCTTAAGTTCAGTGGACCGGTGGGGCTAGTTTTGCTTATAGGGGTTAACGGCAGTGGTAAGACCACCACTGCGGCCAAGCTGGCCCGGTTGCTCAAGGAAGAGGGACGTAACGTGGTCTTGGCAGCGGCAGATACCTTTAGGGCTGCTGCAATAGATCAGCTTAAGGTGTGGGGGAAACGTGCTGGGGTAAGGGTGATAGCTCAAGAGCCCGGGGGGGATTCCGCGGCGGTGGTTTACGATGCCATACAATCGATTAAAGCTGTCGGTGGCATAGTTATCGCGGATACCGCCGGCAGACTTCATACGAAGCATAACCTTATGGAAGAGCTTTCTAAGATATACCGGGTGGCCCTTAAGGACTTATCCCCCGATGACATATGCCCTATTTTGGTTGTGGATGCCATAACGGGCCAGAACGCCTTGGCGCAGGCCAAGGCTTTTAACGGGGCCATGCCACTCAAGGGACTGATACTTACTAAGTTCGACCATACCGCCAAGGGGGGTACCATTTTGGCCATGACCTCCGAGCTTAACGTGCCGGTCTTATACGTTGGCGTTGGGGAGGGGATGGAGGATCTGGAACCGTTCTCCTGCGACTCTTTCGTGGAGGACTTGCTTGGGGGCGGTGTAGGGGCATGA
- a CDS encoding tyrosine recombinase XerC: MEEGSCFPSDPRMGAFLEYLALERGLSGNTISAYRLDLVKYADFCAKRGRDAIPPDPETVSLFLSDLQRSGYAKSSVQRAGACIRSLNRFLGECGADPGKVPMLPSKPSVIPSILTEGEVTRLLEATAGDGVLDIRDRAIIELLYGCGLRASELCGLSMRDLDLSSGTLRVCGKGEKVRVLPLVGETRKALERYLSIRGTADGPVFLSKRGKGLKREDVWKIMRRRGMKAGIASSRLHPHVLRHSCATHLLRRGMDLRALQCLLGHSSVRTTEVYTHFDMELRDVYDKSHPRSQGS; encoded by the coding sequence GTGGAAGAGGGTTCCTGCTTCCCCTCGGATCCCCGGATGGGGGCTTTCTTGGAGTATCTAGCGTTAGAGAGGGGTTTAAGTGGCAACACCATCTCCGCTTATCGGCTTGATCTGGTGAAGTACGCTGATTTTTGTGCCAAGAGGGGCAGGGATGCCATACCTCCGGATCCCGAGACGGTGTCCCTGTTTTTGTCGGACCTTCAGCGGTCCGGTTACGCCAAGAGCTCGGTGCAGCGGGCGGGAGCCTGCATAAGGTCTTTAAACCGTTTTCTTGGTGAGTGTGGCGCGGATCCCGGCAAGGTCCCGATGTTGCCATCTAAACCTTCGGTTATACCTTCGATTCTTACGGAGGGGGAGGTTACGCGGCTTCTTGAGGCAACGGCGGGGGATGGAGTTTTAGACATAAGGGACAGGGCTATAATAGAGTTGCTTTACGGGTGTGGCCTTAGGGCTTCCGAGCTGTGCGGGCTGTCCATGCGGGATCTTGACCTATCCTCCGGTACCCTTCGTGTTTGCGGCAAGGGAGAGAAGGTGAGGGTACTGCCCTTGGTGGGAGAGACCCGCAAGGCCTTGGAGCGGTATCTGTCCATACGGGGTACGGCTGATGGCCCTGTCTTCCTGTCCAAGCGCGGCAAGGGGCTTAAACGGGAGGACGTATGGAAGATCATGAGGCGAAGGGGGATGAAGGCCGGCATAGCTTCGTCTAGGCTTCATCCACACGTTTTGCGCCATTCCTGTGCCACCCATCTTTTAAGGCGCGGCATGGATTTGAGGGCCCTCCAATGCCTTTTGGGGCATTCATCGGTAAGGACCACTGAGGTATATACCCATTTTGACATGGAACTTAGAGATGTATATGACAAAAGTCATCCTAGATCGCAAGGGAGTTGA
- a CDS encoding thymidine phosphorylase: MGFNILKFIEVKRDGGEHSRSDIEGFVNGLMDGSVKDYQAAAWLMGAFIRGLTMSEMSYLTTALANSGDVFKLPANGFSVDKHSTGGVGDKVTLVLVPLVASLGIPVAKLSGRGLGFTGGTVDKLESIPGMNMHLSIEDFKTQVAQIGCAVSGHSLQLAPAEGKLYHLRDVTSTVPSMGLIATSIVSKKIAGGADGFVFDVKWGRGALMETYDGAVALGRLLVDLSSSLGHPSRAVLTSMEQPLGDWVGNAAEVREALEVLMGEGPSSTREVSLLLAREMVLLARRASSPDEALDMCRRALDGGSALERFAMMVERQGGDPRVTDPSTWDRLLPLAPERAVVIAEEDGFMAGIDTRAIGEALRTLGGGRIRKEDPIDHGVAIKVHCSVGQPVSRGDVLLEILGRTKGAAEEAAATLGGSLVISKEPVDSIPLVGEILYPLERVAKS; the protein is encoded by the coding sequence GTGGGATTTAACATCCTCAAGTTCATCGAAGTGAAGAGAGACGGAGGGGAGCATAGCAGGTCTGACATAGAGGGTTTTGTAAATGGCCTCATGGATGGTTCCGTGAAGGACTATCAGGCAGCGGCTTGGCTTATGGGGGCCTTCATACGGGGCCTTACCATGAGTGAGATGTCTTATCTAACCACCGCTCTTGCCAACTCTGGTGATGTGTTTAAGCTGCCGGCTAATGGTTTTTCTGTGGACAAGCACAGCACCGGAGGAGTAGGGGATAAGGTTACCTTGGTTTTGGTCCCCTTGGTGGCATCCCTTGGGATACCGGTTGCAAAGTTGAGTGGCCGGGGCCTTGGGTTTACCGGAGGCACGGTGGACAAGCTGGAGTCCATACCAGGTATGAACATGCATCTCTCCATAGAGGATTTCAAGACCCAGGTGGCTCAGATAGGCTGTGCGGTAAGCGGCCATTCGCTGCAGCTTGCCCCCGCGGAGGGGAAGCTCTACCACCTCAGGGATGTTACGTCTACGGTTCCTTCTATGGGTTTGATTGCCACCAGCATCGTTAGCAAGAAGATAGCTGGAGGTGCGGATGGCTTCGTCTTCGACGTCAAGTGGGGACGGGGTGCCCTGATGGAAACTTACGACGGCGCCGTGGCCCTTGGGAGGTTGCTGGTTGACCTTTCAAGCTCCCTTGGACATCCGAGCAGGGCGGTCCTCACCAGCATGGAACAACCCTTGGGGGATTGGGTTGGGAATGCCGCAGAGGTTCGTGAGGCCCTGGAGGTGCTAATGGGGGAGGGGCCCAGTTCTACCAGGGAGGTTTCCCTTTTGTTGGCCAGGGAGATGGTGCTTTTGGCCCGCAGGGCATCAAGCCCGGATGAGGCCCTTGATATGTGCCGACGTGCTTTAGATGGCGGCTCTGCCCTTGAAAGGTTTGCCATGATGGTGGAGCGCCAAGGAGGAGACCCCAGGGTCACCGATCCTTCCACCTGGGATCGGTTGTTGCCTTTGGCGCCGGAGCGAGCCGTTGTAATTGCGGAAGAGGATGGTTTTATGGCCGGGATTGACACCAGGGCCATTGGTGAGGCACTGAGGACCCTTGGTGGTGGTCGGATTAGAAAAGAAGATCCAATTGACCATGGGGTGGCCATAAAGGTCCACTGTTCAGTGGGGCAGCCGGTTAGTAGGGGAGATGTGCTCCTGGAGATTCTGGGAAGGACTAAGGGGGCTGCGGAAGAGGCTGCTGCAACTCTGGGTGGTTCTTTGGTGATCTCCAAGGAGCCGGTGGATTCTATACCGTTGGTGGGTGAGATCCTTTATCCCCTTGAAAGAGTGGCGAAAAGCTAG
- a CDS encoding dTMP kinase → MSLGFFLTIEGIDGSGKSTQAGKVASWIQQELGRPVVWTREPGGWGDGES, encoded by the coding sequence ATGTCCTTGGGCTTCTTCCTCACCATAGAGGGGATAGATGGATCCGGAAAGAGTACCCAGGCGGGCAAGGTGGCATCCTGGATTCAGCAGGAGCTTGGCAGGCCGGTGGTTTGGACCCGAGAACCCGGGGGTTGGGGGGACGGGGAGTCATAA
- the purB gene encoding adenylosuccinate lyase translates to MIPRYETEEMRGIWSDENRFKAWLEVELAACRAWAEEGVIPREDMEAIEARAGFDVDRIREIEEVTQHDVIAFVSAVAERVGESGRYVHLGLTSSDVVDTASSLLLYRSSNVILRELEGLLKALGELAVSHKFTPCAGRTHGVHAEPMTFGLKLLNHYAQLKRDLSRIKSAAEDIRVGKISGAVGTYGNCPPHIEGRVCESLGLRRDEVSNQIIQRDRHCALLCSLAIMGGSLERLAMEIRHLQRTEVLEALEPFGKGQKGSSAMPHKKNPILCERICGMARLLRSYALTSMENIALWHERDISHSSTERVIWPDAFHVAHFMIRSTKKVISGLTVDQDRMRRNMELTGGLLFSGRVLLFLVERLGMSREDAYSVVQDNAMRCWNTGERLSDLLSADSRLKGVPREELESLFDVGFFTRHVEDIFSRFPELN, encoded by the coding sequence TTGATACCTCGTTATGAGACGGAGGAGATGCGCGGGATATGGTCCGATGAGAATCGGTTCAAGGCATGGCTTGAAGTTGAACTTGCCGCCTGCAGGGCTTGGGCGGAAGAAGGGGTTATCCCAAGGGAAGACATGGAGGCAATTGAGGCCAGGGCGGGGTTTGACGTCGATAGGATAAGAGAGATTGAGGAGGTCACACAGCACGACGTAATAGCCTTTGTGAGTGCCGTGGCCGAGCGGGTGGGGGAGAGCGGACGCTATGTTCATCTAGGGCTTACGAGCAGCGATGTGGTTGATACGGCTTCATCGCTTTTGCTTTATAGATCTTCTAACGTTATCCTGCGGGAGTTGGAGGGGTTATTAAAGGCCTTGGGGGAGTTGGCGGTTTCACATAAGTTCACCCCTTGCGCTGGTAGGACCCATGGGGTTCATGCGGAGCCCATGACCTTTGGACTTAAGCTTCTGAATCACTATGCCCAGCTTAAGAGGGACCTTTCTAGAATAAAGTCCGCTGCGGAGGATATCAGGGTGGGGAAGATCTCCGGAGCGGTTGGAACCTATGGGAACTGCCCCCCCCACATAGAGGGTAGGGTTTGTGAGTCCCTTGGGCTCAGGCGTGATGAGGTATCAAATCAGATCATCCAACGGGACAGGCACTGTGCGCTGCTTTGTTCACTAGCCATAATGGGTGGGTCCCTGGAGAGGCTTGCCATGGAGATACGCCACCTTCAGAGGACAGAGGTTCTAGAGGCCTTGGAGCCCTTTGGTAAGGGGCAGAAGGGATCAAGCGCCATGCCGCATAAGAAGAACCCCATATTGTGTGAGAGGATCTGCGGTATGGCCCGGTTGCTTAGATCCTATGCCCTGACGTCAATGGAGAACATAGCCCTTTGGCATGAGCGAGATATAAGCCACTCTTCAACCGAGAGGGTAATATGGCCGGATGCTTTCCACGTGGCTCATTTCATGATACGTTCAACGAAGAAGGTGATTTCCGGCCTTACTGTAGATCAGGATAGGATGAGGCGCAACATGGAACTTACGGGAGGCCTCCTCTTTAGTGGGAGGGTCCTGCTGTTCCTGGTGGAGCGTCTTGGAATGTCGAGGGAGGATGCTTACTCGGTGGTTCAGGATAACGCCATGAGGTGTTGGAACACTGGAGAAAGGCTTTCGGACCTGCTCTCGGCGGACAGCAGGCTTAAGGGTGTGCCAAGGGAGGAATTGGAATCCCTCTTTGATGTGGGCTTTTTTACCAGGCACGTGGAAGACATTTTTTCAAGGTTTCCCGAGCTCAACTGA